One window from the genome of Micromonospora aurantiaca ATCC 27029 encodes:
- a CDS encoding pyridoxal phosphate-dependent decarboxylase family protein: protein MSSIGSPTGAAPADTGSAAATARGHLFNAGSLGRYRDVLARGVDRVARRVGEADRPFTGVTPDELAPLIGAIDLDRPLGDTDAALDELHDVWLRDAVYFHHPRYLAHLNCPVVIPALLGEAVLSAVNSSLDTWDQSAGATLMERRLIEWTAGRIGLGATADGVFTSGGTQSNLQAMLLAREEAYRTVVGGGATGRPDRPEVLSRLRILTSAAGHFSVQKAAKLLGLAADAVLTVPTDATRRMRTDELARTIDSCHRDGQVVMAVVATAGTTDFGTVDPLPEIADICAAAGVWLHVDAAYGCGLLVSPTRRHLLDGIERAASVTVDYHKSFFQPVSSSALLVRDGRVLRHATWHADYLNPVRAVEQGLPNQVDKSIQTTRRFDACKLWLTLRIMGPDAIGTLFDQVVDLAAQAWRRLDADPRFEVAAPSQLSTVVFRYRPSGLAPDLVDEANLHARDALAASGAALVAGTKVDGAHHLKLTLLNPETTVDDVAHVLDLIADHAAWYARTAAAAELSCPV, encoded by the coding sequence ATGAGTTCGATCGGGAGCCCGACCGGCGCCGCGCCCGCCGACACCGGCAGCGCCGCCGCCACGGCACGCGGCCACCTGTTCAACGCCGGCTCGCTCGGTCGGTACCGGGACGTGCTGGCGCGCGGCGTCGACCGGGTCGCCCGCCGGGTGGGCGAGGCGGACCGGCCGTTCACCGGCGTCACGCCCGACGAGCTGGCGCCGCTCATCGGTGCCATCGACCTGGACCGGCCGCTCGGCGACACCGACGCCGCCCTGGACGAGCTGCACGACGTGTGGCTGCGTGACGCGGTCTACTTCCACCACCCGCGCTACCTGGCCCACCTGAACTGCCCGGTGGTCATCCCGGCGCTGCTCGGCGAGGCGGTGCTCAGCGCCGTCAACTCCTCACTGGACACCTGGGACCAGAGCGCCGGTGCGACGCTGATGGAGCGGCGCCTGATCGAGTGGACCGCCGGGCGCATCGGGCTCGGCGCCACCGCCGACGGGGTCTTCACCAGCGGCGGCACCCAGTCGAACCTCCAGGCGATGCTGCTGGCGCGCGAGGAGGCGTACCGCACTGTGGTGGGCGGCGGCGCGACCGGCCGGCCGGACCGGCCGGAGGTGCTGTCCAGGCTACGCATCCTCACCTCCGCGGCCGGGCACTTCAGCGTGCAAAAGGCCGCCAAGCTGCTCGGCCTGGCCGCCGACGCGGTGCTCACCGTGCCCACCGACGCCACCCGCCGGATGCGCACCGACGAGCTGGCCCGCACGATCGACAGCTGCCACCGCGACGGTCAGGTGGTGATGGCCGTCGTCGCCACCGCCGGCACCACCGACTTCGGCACCGTCGACCCGCTGCCGGAGATCGCCGACATCTGCGCCGCCGCGGGGGTCTGGCTGCATGTCGACGCCGCGTACGGCTGCGGCCTGCTGGTCTCACCCACCCGCCGGCACCTGCTCGACGGCATCGAACGGGCCGCGTCGGTGACAGTGGACTACCACAAGTCGTTCTTCCAGCCGGTCAGCTCCAGCGCGCTGCTGGTCCGCGACGGCCGGGTGCTGCGTCACGCCACCTGGCACGCCGACTACCTCAACCCGGTCCGCGCGGTCGAGCAGGGGCTCCCGAACCAGGTCGACAAGAGCATCCAGACCACCCGCCGGTTCGACGCGTGCAAGCTCTGGCTGACCCTGCGGATCATGGGACCGGACGCGATCGGCACGCTGTTCGACCAGGTCGTCGACCTCGCGGCGCAGGCGTGGCGGCGGCTGGACGCCGACCCGCGCTTCGAGGTGGCCGCGCCGTCGCAGCTGAGCACAGTGGTCTTCCGGTACCGGCCGTCCGGTCTCGCCCCCGATCTGGTCGACGAGGCAAACCTGCACGCCCGCGACGCGCTCGCCGCCTCCGGCGCGGCCCTGGTCGCCGGCACCAAGGTCGACGGCGCCCACCACTTGAAGC
- a CDS encoding penicillin acylase family protein, which produces MTHVDRDQWGVPQLWAGDVDALARLQGRVAAVDRAWQISAERWRAEGRLAAHVGPAELAWDRFARRVRLDDTARRCYERLDPDTRRWVEAYVDGVNSGLAEGAAAAPEFAATGTAPEPWHPWSPLGVFLVQHVLFSTFPNKLWHAHVARTLGPEAAGLFAVEGPASSGSNAWAVPADPATGRGPLIAGDPHRLLELPGVYQQVRLACPEFDVVGLAFPGVPGVPHFGHTGHVAWAVTNAMADYQDLYRERLRRDGDRVLVRDADGWTPAARHVEEIEVRGGAPETVEVIETPRGPVIDHDRVTGEAIALRTPSRVEARLGFEALLPLLRARRTGDVAEALRHWVEPVNSVLAADTGGGVRRLVAGLVPVRDERCRREPVPAWEPAYRWRGDYLPLVDEPVDGVAVCANDRRDDVAAHGADFAPPHRARRIRALLADGAEPSTVHTDDRLPAGPLYRLLDRLDPDRLDEPARALLLRLRGWDRAMAAGSAGAGAYAAWRAALARRLRVHPRLRGLDEPCGFDELFAPWTDPAARIGLALDHLAAAFDLAEPAAEALAEVAAGPAPGEWGSRHLLHPVHLGVAPAITDAVTAMRRRVALGGDTDCVLATSSVPGISDACWRGPVARYVWDLTDRAASRWIVPFGASGRPDDPHFADQLTHWAAGTLIPVPDGPLTGDETT; this is translated from the coding sequence ATGACACACGTCGATCGCGATCAGTGGGGCGTGCCCCAGTTGTGGGCCGGCGACGTCGACGCGCTGGCGCGTCTGCAGGGGCGTGTCGCCGCTGTCGATCGGGCCTGGCAGATCAGTGCCGAACGTTGGCGCGCCGAGGGTCGCCTGGCCGCCCACGTCGGCCCGGCCGAGCTGGCGTGGGACCGGTTCGCCCGCCGCGTACGGCTGGACGACACCGCCCGGCGCTGCTACGAGCGGCTGGACCCTGACACCCGGCGGTGGGTCGAGGCGTACGTCGACGGGGTCAACTCCGGACTCGCCGAGGGCGCCGCCGCCGCGCCGGAGTTCGCCGCCACCGGCACCGCGCCCGAACCGTGGCACCCCTGGTCGCCGCTCGGCGTGTTCCTCGTCCAGCACGTGCTGTTCTCCACGTTCCCGAACAAGCTCTGGCACGCGCACGTGGCCCGGACGCTCGGCCCCGAGGCGGCCGGACTGTTCGCGGTCGAGGGACCGGCCTCGTCCGGCAGCAACGCCTGGGCGGTGCCCGCCGACCCGGCCACCGGGCGCGGCCCGCTGATCGCCGGTGACCCGCACCGGCTGCTCGAACTCCCCGGCGTCTACCAGCAGGTCCGGCTGGCCTGCCCGGAGTTCGACGTGGTCGGTCTGGCCTTCCCCGGCGTGCCGGGCGTGCCGCACTTCGGCCACACCGGCCACGTGGCCTGGGCCGTCACCAACGCGATGGCCGACTACCAGGACCTCTACCGCGAACGGCTGCGCCGCGACGGTGACCGCGTGCTGGTGCGCGACGCCGACGGCTGGACGCCCGCCGCGCGCCACGTCGAGGAGATCGAGGTTCGCGGCGGCGCTCCGGAGACGGTCGAGGTGATCGAGACGCCCCGCGGGCCGGTGATCGACCACGACCGGGTCACCGGCGAGGCGATCGCCCTGCGCACCCCGAGCCGGGTCGAGGCCCGGCTCGGCTTCGAGGCGTTGCTGCCGCTGCTGCGTGCCCGGCGTACGGGCGACGTCGCCGAAGCGCTGCGCCACTGGGTCGAGCCGGTCAACAGCGTGCTCGCCGCCGACACCGGGGGAGGCGTCCGCCGCCTGGTCGCGGGCCTGGTCCCGGTACGCGACGAACGCTGCCGCCGGGAACCCGTGCCGGCCTGGGAGCCGGCCTACCGGTGGCGGGGCGACTACCTGCCGCTGGTCGACGAGCCGGTGGACGGCGTGGCGGTGTGCGCCAACGACCGGCGCGACGACGTCGCAGCGCACGGTGCCGACTTCGCCCCGCCGCACCGGGCCCGCCGGATCCGGGCGCTGCTCGCCGACGGCGCCGAGCCGTCCACAGTGCACACCGACGACCGGCTCCCGGCCGGACCGCTGTACCGGCTGCTCGACCGGCTCGACCCGGACCGGCTCGACGAACCCGCCCGCGCGCTGCTGCTGCGGCTGCGCGGATGGGACCGGGCGATGGCGGCCGGCTCGGCCGGGGCCGGCGCGTACGCGGCCTGGCGGGCGGCGCTGGCCCGGCGGTTGCGCGTACACCCGAGGTTGCGTGGCCTCGACGAGCCGTGCGGGTTCGACGAGCTGTTCGCCCCCTGGACCGACCCGGCCGCCCGGATCGGCCTCGCGCTGGACCACCTGGCCGCCGCGTTCGACCTCGCGGAACCGGCCGCCGAGGCGCTGGCCGAGGTGGCCGCCGGCCCGGCGCCCGGTGAGTGGGGCAGCCGGCACCTGCTGCACCCGGTGCACCTCGGCGTCGCCCCGGCGATCACCGACGCGGTGACAGCGATGCGGCGGCGGGTGGCACTCGGCGGCGACACCGACTGCGTGCTGGCCACCTCCAGCGTGCCGGGGATCTCCGACGCCTGCTGGCGCGGCCCGGTGGCCCGCTACGTGTGGGACCTGACCGACCGGGCGGCCAGCCGCTGGATCGTCCCCTTCGGTGCGTCCGGGCGCCCGGACGATCCGCACTTCGCCGACCAACTGACCCACTGGGCCGCCGGGACGCTGATCCCGGTGCCCGACGGCCCACTGACGGGAGACGAGACGACGTGA
- a CDS encoding GNAT family N-acetyltransferase encodes MIHLERIPGLGELALEPVRPDRHADLLHGWVIRPRNRFWGMGSHTVDEVREIYAFVDGLDTHHAYLIRLDGEPIGLFQTYQPEADPVGERYPVQPGDVGTHLLLDAPRPYPGSLTGAVFPALIRFLLRDPAARRVVVEPDVRNDAMLRRLRIEGFTLGDEIDMPDKRARLAFLTRDRFEADHPPA; translated from the coding sequence GTGATCCACCTGGAACGGATCCCCGGCCTCGGCGAGCTGGCGCTGGAGCCGGTACGCCCCGACCGGCACGCGGACCTGCTGCACGGCTGGGTGATCCGGCCCCGCAACCGGTTCTGGGGCATGGGCTCGCACACCGTCGACGAGGTACGCGAGATCTACGCGTTCGTCGACGGGCTCGACACCCACCACGCGTACCTGATCCGGCTCGACGGCGAGCCGATCGGGCTGTTCCAGACCTACCAGCCGGAGGCGGACCCGGTCGGCGAGCGCTACCCCGTGCAGCCCGGCGACGTGGGGACGCACCTGCTGCTCGACGCGCCCCGGCCGTACCCGGGTTCGCTGACCGGCGCGGTCTTCCCGGCCCTGATCCGGTTCCTGCTGCGCGACCCGGCCGCGCGCCGCGTGGTGGTCGAGCCGGACGTGCGCAACGACGCGATGCTGCGCCGCCTGCGCATCGAGGGCTTCACGCTCGGCGACGAGATCGACATGCCGGACAAGCGGGCGAGGCTGGCGTTCCTCACCCGGGACCGGTTCGAGGCGGACCACCCTCCGGCGTGA